CCTCTCCTCAGCAACTTTCTTACACTTCTTGATAGGTCTCCGTCGATGGTGGTGATGGTACTTTTGCTGTTGCATCGGCCGCAACTTAGGCTTTGTTGGAGCTTTGGTATTGACCAGTGAATGTGCTGAAATTGATGGTTTTAGAGATTGAGAAATACTGTATTCCTTGGCGGACGGTACACCAAAGATTGGCCTGTTCCTCGGTTCCAAGAATTTGAGTCTTGGTGAGCAAGAAGCTGTTGAGTGCTGGCCTGGACTTGAACCATCATTGACTTTGGTTAGAACCTTGCTCATTTTCTTGGACTTCAATTGGATAACAAGCTCATCTCCGCTTGCTCGCTCTCTGTTTTTTACAGTGTTTGTAATTTCCAACCCAACTTTCCTGCTAACGCTTTCTTTGACCTGCTTCACAATTTGTCTGGCATAGTGGCCTGGACTTCTATTCTCGTCTTCAGTTTTAAGTTCTTTTCGTTTCAACGATGAGATACGAGAGAGAACCAGTTCTTCGTTAGGGCTCAGGTTTTCTTTGTTGATTTGAAGCGATAAACGGTGTTCCACATCTGATCTTCTAGCTGATGATATTCTCGGAGTCTCCGGCAAAGAAAGAGCACCGGAAAAATCACTGTCCAAACCACTTCTGTGGCTACTTGGTTTGCTTTGTAGAAACTGTCGATGTCGAAAATGGTGGTGTAAATGATACTTCCCTCGAGGATTTGGTGTCCCAAGAGTTGATGAAGAAAATGTTGGAGAGTAGCTTTGATCAGGAAGAAGATCAAGACCCATGAGTCTAGCAACCAAATTTGGGGTCTTGGTACTTGGGGAAGAGCTGATTTCTGAAGAAGAAGAATCTTTTGGAGCTCCTTGTACACTTGAATTTCCATCTacatttgttttaatttgaataccCATCTGGATAttttcaaaaaggataataaaaaaCAAGATTATCATTATCATCATGATTGCTCACTTTTCAAAAACAAGAATCTTTAGAAAGAACACAATTCTAAAATACTGAGAAAAGGTAAATGGCACAGCAATTATGCTTACTGGGATATTTAAACTTTTATCTTCTGCTTCAATCGTTGGCGATGAAGGTTCGTCTGATTCCAAGCTATTCCTTGGTGCTTCGGCACCTGACTTAAAAGGGAAACAAAAAAAGAACCGATGCTCATAATTTCTCAAAAAGAAAACTAAACGAGGGAGAGTAGATAGAAATTAAACCTTTGGAGATTGGGAGCTCAGGCTCAGGCTCAGGCTCTGGCTGAGAAAGGAAAGATTCGGGCTTTAATGAAGGCTGCTGCTGGTGCGAAGGAAACTGGAATTGATGGAAATCAAATAACTGAAAGACAGAACACATGCAACCAGAAAAATTGGTTGCCCTGTCTTTATCTAGTCTTCCTCCTCCTCCAACTCCTCCTATCTTGGAGGATTTTCCAGCAACCCAATACCATTCCTTTCCCATCTCTAGTAGTAAaaatcttctctttttctttagcttttcaatggagaaGAGAGTCAAGAAAAAGAAAGGTTATAGAAATGAGAAAAAATCGGAGTGATAACAAGAGGAAGTAAAAACAGTTGCAGCAGGAGTTAGTCTTACATATTAAAGAGATAGGGATTGTGTTTTTGAGGAAGAAAGCTGAAAAAAGAAGCCGAAAAAAGGATCCATGAAGCAGAAATCAGCCACATTTGATTTGAGGAATTAAGTGCAACAAAAGGGTGTTCGTGGGTTGACATATAGATTAtgttattctctctctctctctctctctcgtttgATTGTCTGTTTATGAATatcttatatttataatttataattatataataaatcaagctaaataaaaatttctcttACATGTCATACATCAAGTACGAACCGCTGCGAAGAACGAGTAGTCCAACAAAACTATAGGCCATTTGGTATTACTTAGaaagaaaatcacttttttaagaTGGagggtattaaaaaataattaaaaattaaatttaataaattttaattataaaaatattaaataataaaataattttttttaaattatttttttcatagtctttaaaataatatttttaattaaaaaaacactttcaattttttaaattcaatgttaAACAGACTATATATTAAGCAATTACATAATTATAGAAAAAAAATCTTCAAGTGACATGAATTTTTTCGAATTAGCTTGATATAAACATcatatgatataaattaaaaattaaaataataaataaaataggaTAAGtggattataaatttaatttttttttatttaatatatcaaTATCCAATTAATAATGTGATCCCATTTTTTAAACGAAGTAAGCTCTTTTTTATGAGAAGAGTTAATTATAAAACCAAcatttaaaatgataacaattaaTTTTGAACCTAATCTAATGATCAACACAGAATTTACGAgtgaaatatattattattattattattattattaatgttaGGGCGCGCAATCTAATTAACATATTGGAGTTGTCCATTACTGTTAGAAAAAAAATATTGGAGCATCATGCGCCGGAAGGCTGACAGTGTACAAGTTAAGACAAAGAAAACAATGtcatggaaataaaaaaaaaaaaattgtagtgttctattattattataaaatcccaCTTCACTGTTGCAGCTTACACGGCCTCAGGCTCCAACCAATCCCACTGTTGAGTGTTGACACTTGACAGGGAGGACCATTAACTATTCCTTAAttggatttaattaattaaattttttctttcttAGATTTCTCCCTTGATTGCGATGCGTTTCCTTCGCTTCAAGTGTGCCCTTTCCATGGGATCAAGGGGCAGATTACAGCTAGATCATTAAAGAAAACTGAAACGTTATATGTGGCCCTATTAATATATCAGGGATTAATCTAAATCCccactttttctttttattaatccTCTATGTAAgatttttttctttatatatatatatatatataaacaacacATTTTACTAAAATATAGAGGATAACTAGTTGGCCGAGAGAATGAGTCTGAACTAACCCATTATCAAAAGGAAAAtttcaataaaagagagaaaaatgcTGAAGAAATAAAACACAGCTGCCAAGAATGAAACATACTATAGGAGTGTTTTTTAAGataaatctttatatatatatatttttttaccaTTTAAAGAGAATATTCTTAATGAaaaatattcttatcaaatgattGAAAACTTGCATATCAAAGCATATTAttgtcaaatatattttttttaaattaaagtgtgtgtatatatatttatCAAGTCCGGTCCATGATATACATAATAAAAAAGAGAGTAAAAAAAGGGATTCCAATTGCTCAAAAGGGTGACACCTTGCCATATATACATAAAAGTGAAGATGGGGAGGCAGCTATAGATAATATGTAGATTTATAAAGCCAGACTTCTACTACTGTAGATGAGCAAAGCTAGGGAACTTGCGTATCGAGGCTGAGCTAGATGAGGTAAATGTAACACATTAGCACAAACTTTATGACATCTCATGTCTTCTTAAATGGCATAGTACAATTAATGCCACCGTATTTATTTTCTCTACCTTTTTTTGCTACTAATTGTGAGATGACTAAATATCCATTGCTAAAATATTTAGCAACAACGCTCGATTATTAgctataaaaataaatagtagGAAATAAGCATGTTTTTGGTAGTAATATATTGACATACAGAATTTACATCCAAAAATAAGTGTTTGTTGTTTTTTTCCATTTTACAGATGAGAGAGGGGAATAATTTTAATTAAGccgtaattttaatttaaaaaaaatacatttatTATCATATTAAAACTGTGAAtacaattatatttatttttaatatttgctAGTAAAAGGGTATACCATTTTCACCATATGGCATTCATCTAGAAGAAATTTACTATTACTTATCATTTTACTTGATGTATAGGTTTTAATACATTTTGAGGGCCTTGCATTTTAATTCTTCTCTTAATTCCCTCCAAGAACTCCTTCCTAGCAAACATGCAAGTTGCAAACTAATAACTAATGGTCCAAGCTATATTCTAAACTATTGAGCCTGTAATtagtataataattaattaacaatttTTGTAATAACTTGCCACATTGGTGAGATACCAATTCTCGATCAAGATGAAACTATTAACTAAATTAGTGCTCTATCTGTGTAATAGATTGTGACCTTCCTTTGTGACAAGAAAGTGATTAATAGGTAGGGCACCCATGTTGGTCGTAGTGACTAATTTCCTTCCTAATTGCTGACACATGTTTAACGGGAGTTAGCTGCCGACAGGTTTATAATAGAAAACAGACAAAAAAAATATGATGGCCCTGAGTTCTTATTGACCCACCACTTTTCTACATAATCCCAATACAATTCTGTACACATCTTTGTCCCGCTCTTCCTTCCAAGTCCAAAAACATGTAATGGCAAGTGTCCGGTGACCCAACAACTTCTATTCTATTCTATATTGGTCTAGCATTTGAACGGGGGAA
Above is a genomic segment from Hevea brasiliensis isolate MT/VB/25A 57/8 chromosome 17, ASM3005281v1, whole genome shotgun sequence containing:
- the LOC110641576 gene encoding uncharacterized protein LOC110641576 isoform X1 gives rise to the protein MGKEWYWVAGKSSKIGGVGGGGRLDKDRATNFSGCMCSVFQLFDFHQFQFPSHQQQPSLKPESFLSQPEPEPEPELPISKGAEAPRNSLESDEPSSPTIEAEDKSLNIPMGIQIKTNVDGNSSVQGAPKDSSSSEISSSPSTKTPNLVARLMGLDLLPDQSYSPTFSSSTLGTPNPRGKYHLHHHFRHRQFLQSKPSSHRSGLDSDFSGALSLPETPRISSARRSDVEHRLSLQINKENLSPNEELVLSRISSLKRKELKTEDENRSPGHYARQIVKQVKESVSRKVGLEITNTVKNRERASGDELVIQLKSKKMSKVLTKVNDGSSPGQHSTASCSPRLKFLEPRNRPIFGVPSAKEYSISQSLKPSISAHSLVNTKAPTKPKLRPMQQQKYHHHHRRRPIKKCKKVAEERFGPPLSLTKPPQSSDAIRKKREESFVRPAVATVENIPDENCKKTPLSNDLLNATFPTLLPVRNDPTLPATKIPQKPAPNAQESKRISPLSSCSSHSYKQQEAPNARGSNEKCNNGDRSNGAAATTKDRAAAEYEYITRILRRTGIDKDTPVSFTRWFSPSHPLEPSIFYYLDLDYFTATSPASTSSERYAYGQLSHRCNRKLLFDLVDEILAEILKPYKNLKPWATSSSGSRGGREDAQGSHLIDMLYSKVRSFPCADCRVLEDIDALVDKDMPLLKLQTEVAFGDEGEGIVTEIEKYILDSIIHETAAFFCDDELRE
- the LOC110641576 gene encoding uncharacterized protein LOC110641576 isoform X2 yields the protein MGKEWYWVAGKSSKIGGVGGGGRLDKDRATNFSGCMCSVFQLFDFHQFQFPSHQQQPSLKPESFLSQPEPEPEPELPISKGAEAPRNSLESDEPSSPTIEAEDKSLNIPMGIQIKTNVDGNSSVQGAPKDSSSSEISSSPSTKTPNLVARLMGLDLLPDQSYSPTFSSSTLGTPNPRGKYHLHHHFRHRQFLQSKPSSHRSGLDSDFSGALSLPETPRISSARRSDVEHRLSLQINKENLSPNEELVLSRISSLKRKELKTEDENRSPGHYARQIVKQVKESVSRKVGLEITNTVKNRERASGDELVIQLKSKKMSKVLTKVNDGSSPGQHSTASCSPRLKFLEPRNRPIFGVPSAKEYSISQSLKPSISAHSLVNTKAPTKPKLRPMQQQKYHHHHRRRPIKKCKKVAEERFGPPLSLTKPPQSSDAIRKKREESFVRPAVATVENIPDENCKKTPLSNDLLNATFPTLLPVRNDPTLPATKIPQKPAPNAQESKRISPLSSCSSHSYKQQEAPNARGSNEKCNNGDRSNGAAATTKDRAAAEYEYITRILRRTGIDKDTPVSFTSERYAYGQLSHRCNRKLLFDLVDEILAEILKPYKNLKPWATSSSGSRGGREDAQGSHLIDMLYSKVRSFPCADCRVLEDIDALVDKDMPLLKLQTEVAFGDEGEGIVTEIEKYILDSIIHETAAFFCDDELRE